A stretch of Planktothrix serta PCC 8927 DNA encodes these proteins:
- a CDS encoding deoxycytidylate deaminase, with the protein MEDSPETYQPPLRPTWDEYFMMMAKLVATRSTCLVFPVGAVIVKDRQIVATGYNGSPSGSIHCTTQGYCYPGLSTCDASPVLPSRAVHAEANAIAQAAKHGISCGGASIYVTLEPCISCLKLIISTGIKEVFYETIFNSGEKAMVRDLYINDGLVTLKQIHLSEEITQKGASFLLNPTSVSTMVKGGN; encoded by the coding sequence ATGGAAGATTCTCCTGAAACCTATCAACCGCCCCTACGACCGACTTGGGATGAGTATTTTATGATGATGGCTAAACTGGTCGCCACACGCTCGACCTGTTTAGTGTTTCCGGTGGGTGCGGTCATTGTTAAAGATCGGCAAATCGTGGCTACGGGTTACAATGGTTCGCCCTCCGGTTCCATTCACTGCACGACTCAGGGCTATTGTTATCCAGGGTTAAGTACCTGTGATGCGAGTCCAGTTTTACCTTCGCGTGCGGTTCATGCGGAAGCTAATGCGATCGCTCAAGCGGCTAAACATGGAATTTCTTGTGGGGGAGCGAGTATTTATGTTACTTTAGAACCCTGTATTTCCTGTTTAAAATTAATTATTTCTACAGGAATTAAAGAAGTCTTTTATGAGACTATTTTTAATAGTGGAGAAAAGGCAATGGTACGAGATTTATACATTAACGATGGTTTGGTTACGTTAAAACAGATTCATCTTTCTGAAGAAATTACCCAAAAAGGAGCCTCATTTTTATTAAATCCGACCTCGGTTTCTACAATGGTTAAAGGAGGAAACTAA
- a CDS encoding FAD-dependent thymidylate synthase translates to MDRFRVEVIAKTPFPQQVIYAAMHQDYSDQFVVEERESWPSEEKAGEVIVKRLLAGERGHYGPLEHCQIVFNCGYFPHSVMQQARTHRVGISFDVQCLAAEVVITFVDINGESSKKLKKTIGELYDLWYYGEQAIRERKIKGRNDEPPGFYRRDCKNRIKKMRVRSLNEENNTFTYNHIEDIVFNGFNPVYQVTLADGKQLKCTQNHKILTPYGWRILAQLGVGSEVLVNGQPLKNADQTYQNKEWLESKFSEGLTPKEVAALIGCSVETVKKWAYYYELTWQKKQWNKGLKYKINISEEERERRANHGRAITALRIENGTILKGEDHPSWKPDLPVEKRVYHWLKSNRQRILEEKGEKCARCGGTRRLSIHHILEVSQHPELAFDETNLEVLCSPCHAKHHRQNQKNPLCAHPVKIVSIEYVGIEPTYDLVMAAPHHNFVANGVVVHNSYRYTSGKVLAVAEGKGDIEEAFYLRPVGYYSDRQGKKYYYSPEQRQQDLNWCLEAAKRYKIDIENGMSEEHARGKVPFDYRQHFVVSFTLRALLHFLDLRFKKDAQLEIQKLCDLIWPHVEEWVPDIAQWYEHTRLGKARLAP, encoded by the coding sequence ATGGATCGATTTCGTGTAGAAGTAATTGCTAAAACTCCCTTTCCTCAGCAGGTTATTTATGCTGCAATGCACCAAGATTATAGCGATCAGTTTGTTGTTGAGGAACGAGAATCTTGGCCGTCGGAAGAAAAAGCTGGCGAAGTCATTGTTAAGCGTTTGTTAGCCGGAGAACGGGGACATTATGGCCCCTTAGAACACTGTCAAATTGTGTTTAATTGTGGTTATTTTCCCCATAGCGTCATGCAGCAAGCGAGAACTCACAGGGTGGGCATTAGTTTTGATGTTCAGTGTCTTGCAGCAGAGGTTGTTATTACTTTTGTTGATATTAATGGTGAAAGTTCTAAAAAATTAAAAAAGACGATTGGTGAACTTTATGATCTCTGGTATTATGGAGAGCAAGCAATTCGAGAACGTAAGATCAAGGGTAGAAATGATGAACCCCCAGGTTTCTATCGACGGGATTGTAAAAATCGGATTAAAAAAATGCGGGTTCGTAGCTTAAATGAAGAGAATAATACCTTTACTTATAATCATATTGAGGATATCGTTTTTAATGGGTTTAATCCCGTTTATCAAGTCACCCTTGCCGATGGCAAACAGTTGAAATGTACTCAAAATCATAAAATCTTAACCCCTTATGGTTGGCGGATTTTAGCTCAACTTGGGGTAGGTTCTGAGGTGCTTGTTAATGGTCAACCGTTAAAAAATGCAGATCAGACTTATCAAAATAAAGAATGGTTAGAGTCAAAGTTTTCTGAAGGACTGACTCCGAAAGAAGTCGCGGCTCTAATTGGATGTTCGGTGGAAACTGTCAAAAAGTGGGCTTACTATTATGAGTTAACCTGGCAGAAAAAACAATGGAACAAAGGGTTAAAATATAAGATTAATATTTCTGAAGAAGAACGAGAACGGAGGGCAAATCATGGGAGAGCAATTACAGCGCTAAGGATTGAAAACGGTACAATTCTCAAGGGAGAAGATCATCCGTCTTGGAAACCTGATTTACCTGTGGAAAAGCGGGTTTATCATTGGCTTAAATCTAACCGTCAGCGAATTCTTGAAGAAAAGGGTGAAAAATGCGCTCGATGTGGAGGAACAAGAAGGCTTTCTATCCATCATATTTTAGAAGTTTCCCAACATCCAGAACTGGCTTTTGATGAAACTAATTTAGAAGTTTTGTGTTCACCTTGTCATGCAAAACATCACAGACAAAATCAGAAAAATCCGTTATGCGCTCATCCTGTTAAAATTGTTTCCATTGAATATGTTGGAATAGAGCCAACTTATGATTTAGTCATGGCTGCTCCTCATCATAACTTTGTTGCTAATGGGGTGGTTGTTCACAACTCTTACCGCTATACTTCAGGAAAAGTATTAGCCGTTGCTGAAGGAAAAGGTGATATTGAGGAAGCTTTTTATTTAAGACCTGTGGGTTATTATAGCGATCGCCAAGGCAAAAAATATTATTATTCTCCTGAACAACGCCAACAGGATTTAAACTGGTGTTTAGAAGCTGCCAAACGCTATAAAATTGATATTGAAAATGGAATGTCTGAAGAACACGCACGGGGAAAAGTTCCCTTTGATTATCGTCAACATTTTGTCGTCAGTTTTACCTTAAGGGCGTTATTACATTTTCTGGATTTACGATTTAAAAAAGATGCTCAGTTAGAAATCCAAAAACTCTGTGATTTGATCTGGCCCCATGTTGAAGAATGGGTTCCTGATATTGCTCAATGGTATGAACACACTCGGCTCGGAAAAGCTCGACTTGCACCGTAA
- the dut gene encoding dUTP diphosphatase, whose product MQLKILKLNEEAILPQYAHIGDAGLDLFSLANLTISPGESQLIPTGIAIELPLGTEAQIRPRSGLALKHQITVLNTPGTIDAGYRGEIGVILINHGKTSFNITKGMKIAQMVIAPVLRVEIQEVQQLSDTTRRDNGFGSTGLTSTKLN is encoded by the coding sequence ATGCAATTGAAAATATTAAAACTGAATGAAGAAGCAATTTTACCTCAATATGCTCATATTGGGGATGCAGGATTAGATTTATTTTCCCTAGCAAATCTCACAATTTCCCCCGGAGAAAGTCAATTAATTCCCACAGGAATTGCTATTGAATTACCCCTCGGAACAGAAGCCCAAATTCGACCTAGAAGTGGGTTAGCCTTGAAACATCAAATCACCGTTTTGAATACACCCGGAACTATTGATGCGGGATATCGAGGAGAAATTGGAGTAATTTTGATCAATCATGGTAAAACATCCTTTAATATTACCAAAGGCATGAAAATCGCTCAAATGGTAATTGCACCTGTTTTGCGGGTTGAGATTCAAGAAGTTCAACAGTTAAGTGATACCACAAGACGCGATAATGGATTTGGATCTACGGGATTAACATCCACAAAACTCAACTAA